In Rhodospirillales bacterium, a single window of DNA contains:
- a CDS encoding branched-chain amino acid ABC transporter permease, producing the protein MDHALVVGLHLLHAMASLALVSVGLAVIFGMLRVINFAHGEFLMVGGYAFVLSAGAGLNLWVAMLVIAPAAVGALGFLVERFVIRHLHGDIIATILATWGLSLFLIGLAATVLGYHQQGVAPPFGTVQVGSYSIGIYTFFVILVAIVTIVSLFVWLRWSRSGLLVRGAMQNPELAAALGADTMRLRTAMFVLGSALSGLAGAVLAPLAGVLPEIGATYVVKAFITVISGGATALTGTTLAAALFGFTSQAAAFLSRPVVGEVALLIVAIVLLRLLPTGITGRYFRKAL; encoded by the coding sequence ATGGATCACGCCCTCGTCGTAGGTCTCCACCTCCTGCACGCGATGGCCAGCCTAGCGCTAGTCAGCGTCGGACTGGCCGTGATCTTCGGGATGCTCCGGGTTATCAACTTCGCCCACGGCGAATTCCTGATGGTCGGGGGCTATGCCTTCGTGCTGTCGGCTGGCGCCGGCCTGAACCTGTGGGTCGCCATGCTGGTCATCGCACCGGCAGCGGTCGGCGCTCTTGGCTTCCTGGTTGAACGGTTCGTCATCCGTCACCTGCACGGAGACATCATTGCCACGATCCTTGCTACCTGGGGACTCAGCCTCTTCCTGATCGGTCTTGCCGCCACAGTGCTCGGGTACCACCAACAAGGCGTGGCGCCACCTTTCGGAACCGTGCAAGTTGGCTCCTACAGCATTGGTATTTATACATTTTTTGTAATCCTCGTTGCAATCGTAACAATCGTGTCACTGTTCGTTTGGCTGCGCTGGAGCCGGTCGGGCCTGCTGGTCCGGGGTGCCATGCAGAATCCGGAACTTGCGGCCGCACTCGGGGCGGACACCATGCGACTCCGGACCGCCATGTTCGTCCTCGGCTCGGCCTTGAGCGGCCTCGCAGGCGCCGTCCTGGCCCCTCTCGCCGGCGTGCTTCCCGAAATCGGGGCGACGTATGTCGTCAAGGCGTTCATCACGGTCATCAGCGGCGGCGCGACGGCACTCACCGGCACCACGCTTGCCGCGGCACTGTTCGGTTTCACAAGCCAGGCAGCCGCCTTTCTCAGCCGCCCAGTCGTCGGCGAAGTGGCTTTGCTGATCGTCGCCATCGTACTGCTGCGCCTCCTGCCGACCGGGATTACCGGGCGTTACTTCCGCAAGGCCCTGTGA
- a CDS encoding copper resistance protein CopC codes for MSSALAAARAQTRPGVTRFTSPPETTSRRGAWHAIPSVCALVAAVVLVAAQASAESLVEHSNIVAGDVLDTAPAAFEIRFAQRVMLDQASLQLDSGDIVELTVPSPMTERATFAIPLPELRDGDYVLNWRITVPGDRVTHARVDFIVVGYHDHSEHDHSDHSH; via the coding sequence ATGAGTAGTGCCCTGGCCGCCGCTCGCGCGCAGACGCGACCGGGCGTCACCCGGTTCACGTCTCCTCCCGAAACGACGTCACGCCGGGGGGCCTGGCATGCCATCCCGTCAGTCTGCGCACTCGTGGCGGCAGTTGTACTGGTGGCCGCACAGGCCAGCGCCGAGTCGTTGGTCGAGCACAGCAACATCGTGGCCGGGGATGTGCTAGACACGGCTCCCGCTGCCTTCGAAATCCGCTTTGCCCAACGCGTGATGCTTGATCAGGCGAGCCTCCAATTGGATTCAGGCGACATCGTGGAACTCACCGTTCCCTCACCCATGACGGAGCGGGCGACGTTCGCGATTCCCCTGCCCGAACTACGCGACGGGGACTACGTGCTCAACTGGCGGATTACGGTACCCGGGGACCGCGTCACGCATGCTCGAGTCGATTTCATCGTGGTGGGGTACCACGATCATTCCGAGCATGACCATTCCGACCATTCCCACTAA
- a CDS encoding acyl-CoA dehydrogenase family protein: MDAFLDQQQQLFQESVRRFAEERMAPAAADWDRDRTFPVEVLRESARLGLAGLYVPTNHGGSGLSRLDAAVVFEELSAACPSTAAYISIHNMVAWMIATFGTDEQRRRFLPGMMAMDLLSSYCLSEPGSGSDAASLSTRAERDGDHYVLNGSKAFISGGSVSDLYACMVRTGGEGPRGISCLVVEKGSPGLSFGRQEAKLGWHSQPTAAVIFEDCRVPVANRIGAEGEGFRIAMRGLDGGRINIASCSLGAARRALAETKEHLRTRKQFGETLASFQGLRFRYADMATELEAARLMVHAAARAVDAGHADATVRCAMAKRYATDVGFHVCDEAIQLHGGYGYLNDYPLERLQRDTRVHRILEGTNEIMRVIVSRGLLDD; the protein is encoded by the coding sequence GTGGACGCATTTCTCGATCAGCAACAGCAGCTCTTCCAGGAATCGGTTCGGCGATTTGCGGAAGAACGGATGGCGCCTGCAGCCGCCGACTGGGACCGTGATCGGACATTTCCGGTCGAGGTGCTCCGAGAATCTGCCCGCCTGGGACTTGCTGGCCTCTACGTACCAACAAACCACGGCGGCAGCGGGCTCTCGCGTCTGGATGCCGCCGTCGTGTTCGAGGAACTCTCGGCCGCCTGCCCGTCCACGGCAGCGTATATCTCCATTCACAACATGGTGGCATGGATGATCGCGACGTTCGGGACCGATGAGCAGCGACGGCGGTTCCTCCCGGGCATGATGGCGATGGACCTTCTCTCCAGCTACTGCCTGAGCGAGCCAGGTTCGGGTTCGGACGCGGCGTCCTTGTCGACTCGAGCGGAGCGAGACGGCGACCACTACGTCCTGAACGGCTCGAAGGCGTTTATTTCAGGCGGGTCGGTGTCCGACCTCTATGCCTGCATGGTCCGTACCGGCGGAGAGGGTCCGCGCGGCATCTCATGCTTGGTGGTGGAGAAAGGCTCGCCGGGCCTGTCATTTGGCCGGCAGGAGGCCAAGCTGGGCTGGCACAGCCAGCCTACAGCGGCGGTGATCTTCGAGGACTGCCGGGTCCCGGTTGCCAATCGGATTGGTGCCGAGGGGGAGGGCTTTCGAATCGCGATGCGCGGGCTCGACGGCGGGCGCATCAACATCGCCTCGTGCTCGCTCGGCGCGGCGCGTCGGGCACTGGCAGAGACCAAGGAGCACCTGCGGACCCGGAAGCAGTTTGGCGAGACACTGGCGTCGTTCCAGGGCCTGCGGTTCCGGTATGCGGACATGGCCACCGAACTGGAGGCGGCCCGCCTGATGGTGCATGCCGCTGCCCGTGCCGTTGACGCGGGCCACGCCGATGCCACGGTTCGATGCGCGATGGCGAAACGCTACGCCACGGATGTCGGGTTCCACGTGTGCGACGAGGCGATCCAGCTGCACGGCGGATACGGCTACCTCAACGACTACCCGCTGGAGCGCCTCCAGCGTGACACCCGCGTTCACCGCATTCTCGAGGGAACCAACGAGATCATGCGAGTCATCGTGTCGCGCGGCCTCCTCGACGACTGA
- a CDS encoding branched-chain amino acid ABC transporter permease, whose product MNWVRERASLLAVVAAGGALIVVVPAVAEIFLLFELTLFLVLAILALSLAWVWGFGGILCFGQSVFFGLGGYTYAIAVINMGDSTVPLMLGILLPALLAGILGYFLFWQRISDVYLAVITLAVSLIFYYLTGASAGSEYRIGSALLGGYNGIPSVPPINVPGVPEHQVVYGDLYVLTAVMLAVVYGGLRWLLATDFGRVVVAVRENEERAQLLGYDVRITKLTVFVIGGAIAGLSGVLFAAWGSYVSPNVFSMTFTAQIIVWVLVGGLGTLSGAVVGCVLVQAVMTWLGEAKLADTNLVLGAAFVVLVLFARRGLVPGTRSLLADLRGRVRSAP is encoded by the coding sequence GTGAACTGGGTGCGTGAACGGGCAAGCCTGCTGGCGGTTGTTGCTGCCGGCGGCGCGCTCATCGTCGTGGTTCCGGCCGTCGCCGAGATCTTCCTACTGTTCGAACTCACCCTATTCCTGGTGCTTGCGATTCTCGCTCTCAGTCTCGCCTGGGTGTGGGGGTTTGGCGGCATCCTGTGCTTCGGCCAGTCCGTGTTCTTTGGATTGGGCGGTTACACCTACGCCATTGCCGTAATCAACATGGGCGACAGCACCGTGCCCCTGATGCTGGGCATCCTGCTGCCGGCCCTCCTGGCCGGGATTCTCGGGTACTTCCTGTTTTGGCAACGAATCAGCGACGTGTATCTGGCCGTCATCACGCTGGCCGTGTCGCTCATCTTCTACTACCTGACCGGCGCGTCGGCGGGCAGTGAATACCGGATCGGCAGTGCCCTTCTGGGCGGGTACAACGGCATCCCGTCGGTACCCCCGATCAATGTCCCCGGTGTGCCTGAGCACCAGGTGGTCTACGGCGACCTCTACGTGCTCACCGCGGTCATGCTAGCTGTGGTCTACGGCGGCCTGCGGTGGCTGCTGGCGACCGACTTTGGTCGCGTCGTCGTCGCCGTTCGCGAGAACGAGGAAAGGGCCCAGTTGCTCGGCTACGACGTCCGGATCACGAAGCTCACGGTCTTCGTGATCGGCGGTGCGATCGCGGGGCTTTCCGGCGTGCTGTTCGCGGCGTGGGGGTCCTACGTCAGCCCCAACGTGTTTTCTATGACGTTCACCGCGCAGATCATCGTCTGGGTGCTGGTAGGCGGCCTCGGAACGCTGAGCGGAGCGGTCGTGGGCTGTGTCCTGGTCCAGGCCGTCATGACCTGGCTCGGTGAAGCCAAGCTCGCCGACACCAACCTGGTACTGGGAGCTGCGTTCGTGGTGCTCGTCCTGTTTGCCCGACGCGGTCTTGTCCCGGGCACCCGAAGCCTGCTGGCAGACCTACGGGGTCGCGTGCGAAGCGCGCCGTGA
- a CDS encoding glutamine--tRNA ligase/YqeY domain fusion protein, producing MNDAGSVAEGNQHNFVQDIVRQDIEAGRTASVVTRFPPEPNGYLHIGHAKSICLNFGIAQEFGGRCHLRFDDTNPTREAQEFIDAIEADVRWLGFDWGEHRYFASDHFERLYEWAEHLISTDKAYVDDQTADTIREHRGTLTTPGIDSPFRTRSVDENLDLFRRMRAGDFPDGQRVLRAKIDMASGNINLRDPVLYRILHAPHPRTGTRWCIYPTYDFAHGQSDSIEGVTHSICTLEFEDHRPLYDWLIDNLPVPTRSRQYEFARLNLSHTVLSKRRLSRLVDEQYVGGWDDPRLPTLRGLRRRGYPPEAIRDFARRIGVTKRDNTVEFALLEHCAREVLNRTAERRMAVLRPLKLVVENYPADEVDHLAAVNNPEDAAAGTRQVPFARELFIERDDFMEDPPRKFFRLAPGREVRLRYAYLVTCREVVKDAAGEIVELRCTYDPDSRGGNAPDGRRVRGTLHWVSARHALPAEVHQYGPLFLDSGPGADADPFEHLNPASREQLDGCKVEPALADLAPGTTVQFERQGYFCRDRTSRSDRLVLNRTVALRDSWARTVQRG from the coding sequence ATGAACGACGCGGGCAGCGTTGCCGAAGGAAATCAGCATAACTTCGTCCAGGACATCGTGCGCCAGGACATCGAGGCCGGCCGAACGGCGAGCGTGGTGACGCGCTTTCCCCCTGAGCCCAACGGTTACCTGCACATCGGGCATGCCAAGTCGATCTGTTTGAACTTCGGCATTGCCCAGGAGTTCGGGGGACGCTGTCATCTTCGTTTCGATGACACGAATCCGACTCGGGAAGCTCAGGAATTCATCGATGCGATCGAAGCGGATGTGCGCTGGCTCGGCTTCGACTGGGGAGAGCACCGGTACTTCGCGTCCGACCACTTCGAGCGGTTGTACGAGTGGGCCGAACATCTGATCTCGACCGACAAGGCCTACGTGGACGACCAGACAGCCGACACCATCCGGGAGCACCGCGGCACCCTGACCACGCCCGGAATCGACAGCCCGTTCCGCACGCGTTCCGTGGACGAAAACCTAGACCTGTTCCGGCGGATGCGGGCGGGCGACTTTCCTGACGGCCAGCGGGTGCTGCGGGCGAAGATCGACATGGCATCAGGCAACATCAATCTCCGCGACCCGGTGCTGTACCGCATCCTGCACGCTCCCCATCCCCGGACCGGCACGAGGTGGTGCATCTACCCCACTTACGATTTCGCGCACGGGCAATCCGACTCCATCGAGGGGGTCACCCATTCGATCTGCACCCTGGAGTTTGAAGATCACCGACCGCTCTACGACTGGTTGATCGACAACCTCCCTGTCCCCACCCGTTCACGCCAGTACGAGTTTGCCCGCCTAAACCTGTCCCATACGGTGCTCTCGAAGCGGCGCCTCAGCCGGCTCGTGGACGAACAGTACGTGGGTGGCTGGGACGACCCGCGTCTTCCCACGCTGCGCGGTCTCCGGCGGCGTGGCTATCCCCCCGAGGCCATCCGGGACTTTGCCCGCAGGATTGGCGTCACCAAACGCGACAACACCGTTGAGTTCGCGCTGCTGGAACACTGCGCGCGGGAAGTCCTGAATCGGACGGCCGAACGCCGGATGGCGGTGCTGCGCCCGCTGAAACTGGTGGTCGAGAACTATCCGGCGGATGAGGTGGACCATCTCGCAGCCGTCAACAATCCCGAAGATGCCGCTGCCGGGACCAGGCAGGTTCCGTTCGCGCGGGAGCTGTTCATCGAACGAGATGACTTCATGGAAGATCCTCCCCGGAAATTCTTCCGCCTCGCTCCCGGCCGAGAGGTCCGTCTCCGCTACGCGTACCTCGTGACGTGCCGTGAAGTGGTGAAGGACGCCGCAGGCGAAATCGTGGAACTTCGTTGCACCTATGACCCGGACAGCCGCGGCGGCAATGCACCGGATGGACGCCGGGTCAGGGGCACGTTGCACTGGGTCTCGGCTCGACATGCACTCCCGGCCGAAGTCCATCAGTACGGCCCGCTCTTCCTCGACTCCGGACCCGGCGCCGATGCCGACCCGTTCGAACACCTGAACCCGGCGTCACGCGAGCAGCTGGATGGCTGCAAAGTGGAGCCTGCGCTGGCTGACCTCGCTCCCGGCACGACGGTGCAGTTCGAGCGCCAGGGCTACTTCTGTCGTGACCGCACGAGCCGGTCCGACCGCCTCGTGCTGAATCGAACCGTGGCGTTGCGCGACAGCTGGGCCCGGACCGTGCAACGCGGCTAG
- a CDS encoding ATP-binding cassette domain-containing protein, with amino-acid sequence MTNPPLLETIALTKRFGGVTAIDHVDFRVEAGELRCLIGPNGAGKSTFFRCLTGQLRPTAGHVCFGGEDITGATTHAIARRGVAIKAQIPALFNGLSVAENVRLATWKAGGRAARTRKTDEILAVTGLSPLAAQLAGSLPHGQRQWLELGLVMAGNPALMLLDEPTAGMTRQEVAQTAELVRSLAKERTVIVVEHDLQFIRMVAATVTVFHRGRILVEGPADAVMADQRVKEVYLGQPPTADTC; translated from the coding sequence GTGACGAACCCTCCCCTTCTCGAAACGATCGCATTGACCAAGCGGTTCGGCGGCGTGACCGCGATCGACCACGTTGATTTCCGGGTCGAGGCCGGTGAACTGCGTTGCCTGATCGGGCCCAATGGTGCCGGCAAGAGCACATTCTTCCGCTGCCTCACGGGCCAGCTCCGGCCGACCGCCGGTCACGTGTGTTTCGGCGGCGAGGACATCACCGGTGCGACCACGCATGCCATCGCACGGAGGGGAGTTGCGATCAAGGCCCAGATCCCCGCGCTGTTCAACGGGTTGAGCGTTGCCGAGAACGTTCGACTGGCCACTTGGAAGGCCGGCGGTCGGGCGGCCCGGACCCGCAAGACTGACGAAATCCTTGCGGTCACCGGCCTGTCCCCCCTTGCCGCCCAGCTGGCCGGATCACTGCCGCACGGCCAGCGGCAATGGCTCGAACTGGGGTTGGTGATGGCGGGAAATCCGGCGCTGATGCTACTGGACGAACCCACCGCCGGTATGACCAGGCAGGAAGTTGCGCAAACCGCCGAACTCGTCCGATCCCTCGCGAAAGAGCGTACCGTCATTGTCGTCGAGCACGACCTACAGTTCATTCGAATGGTCGCGGCCACCGTCACCGTGTTCCACCGGGGACGAATCCTGGTGGAGGGTCCGGCCGACGCCGTCATGGCGGACCAGCGGGTCAAGGAGGTCTATCTCGGCCAGCCTCCGACGGCTGACACGTGCTGA
- a CDS encoding transporter substrate-binding protein, whose amino-acid sequence MLTRRTFIEGTAATAAISMLGRQAQADDPISVGAIYDLSGPLQGFGDNQWRCAKLAIDQINETGGLLGRQLEVKLYDAQSDMQFYNQFANQLALRDRVAVVQGGLTSSSREVIRPILHRLDTLYVYNTNYEGGVCDRNFFATGATPGIYVDLLLQAAADRWGKRVYVLAADYNYGQISAQWIRKATQSLGGEVVGEEFFPLDVNQFGATISRIQAAEPDVVLNVFVGPAHEAFYGQWASAGMNQRIPMMSTTFGGTSEIVRMPPEVVNGIMVIGSYYESLDNVFNQAWLPEFRRRYGTDYGYLTDVPIKDWYGWTLWAEAVRQAGTTERDAVIEALEMGISVDGPGGPVSVDPATHHCFMDTHLAEARDGEFRILQRYQGVAPTNPAAQCDLQARPDTNTMFTPDI is encoded by the coding sequence TTGCTGACACGACGCACGTTCATCGAAGGAACCGCCGCCACTGCTGCCATTTCCATGCTTGGGCGCCAGGCCCAGGCCGACGATCCGATTTCGGTCGGTGCTATCTATGACCTGTCGGGCCCCCTCCAGGGTTTCGGCGACAACCAGTGGCGTTGCGCCAAGTTGGCGATCGATCAGATCAACGAAACGGGCGGCCTGCTCGGCAGGCAACTCGAGGTCAAGCTCTACGACGCCCAGTCCGACATGCAGTTTTACAACCAGTTCGCCAACCAGCTGGCCCTCAGGGATCGGGTGGCGGTGGTCCAAGGTGGACTGACGAGCTCGTCGCGCGAGGTCATCCGGCCCATTCTGCATCGGCTCGACACCCTCTACGTTTACAACACGAACTACGAGGGCGGGGTCTGCGACCGCAACTTCTTCGCCACAGGCGCAACGCCGGGTATCTACGTCGACCTGCTGCTGCAGGCAGCTGCTGACCGCTGGGGGAAGCGAGTCTACGTCCTAGCGGCCGACTACAACTACGGGCAGATCTCCGCCCAGTGGATCCGGAAGGCCACCCAATCCCTTGGTGGCGAAGTCGTCGGTGAGGAGTTCTTTCCACTGGACGTAAACCAGTTTGGCGCGACCATCAGCCGCATTCAGGCCGCGGAACCTGACGTCGTGCTCAATGTCTTCGTCGGCCCGGCGCATGAGGCGTTCTACGGTCAGTGGGCGTCAGCCGGTATGAACCAGCGCATTCCGATGATGTCCACCACGTTTGGCGGCACCAGCGAAATCGTCCGCATGCCTCCGGAAGTCGTCAACGGAATCATGGTGATCGGGTCGTATTACGAAAGCCTGGACAACGTATTCAACCAGGCATGGTTGCCCGAATTCCGTCGTCGCTATGGAACCGACTACGGCTATCTGACCGACGTGCCGATCAAGGATTGGTACGGCTGGACGCTGTGGGCGGAAGCTGTCCGGCAGGCAGGGACCACCGAACGGGACGCCGTTATCGAAGCCTTGGAGATGGGGATCAGCGTGGATGGCCCCGGTGGCCCGGTCAGCGTCGATCCCGCCACGCATCACTGCTTCATGGATACCCATCTGGCGGAAGCCCGCGACGGCGAGTTCAGAATCCTTCAGCGGTATCAGGGCGTGGCCCCCACCAACCCGGCGGCCCAGTGCGACCTGCAGGCGCGACCCGACACCAACACGATGTTCACCCCGGACATCTGA
- a CDS encoding D-2-hydroxyacid dehydrogenase yields the protein MGFRLLVLTNLETGASLDMVRGWPEQLQAEIPGLETHLSDSTEEAFDVIGQVDAIYGKVDPDAFAKARKLRWIQSPLAGPRPSFYHRALVESDVVVTNMRGIFSDHIGAHVLAFVLAFARGLPTYVTMQRDRRWRPDAPTVHLPEATVLVVGVGAIGAEVARLCAAFGMAVTGVDPRAAVAPEGVGRLVGPEALDEVLPTADFVIVTVPETPATQGLFNAARFARMKPTAFFINIGRGATVELDDLNAALRSGVLAGAALDVFQIEPLPVSHLLWNAPGMVITPHVAAAGPYLNQRRTEVFFDNCRRFGQGRELRNVVDKANWF from the coding sequence ATGGGATTCCGACTGCTCGTACTGACGAATCTCGAGACTGGGGCATCGCTGGACATGGTGCGCGGGTGGCCGGAACAGCTGCAGGCCGAGATCCCTGGCCTGGAGACACATTTGTCGGACAGCACGGAGGAAGCGTTCGACGTGATCGGGCAGGTGGACGCAATCTACGGGAAGGTCGACCCGGACGCGTTCGCCAAGGCGCGAAAGCTTCGATGGATCCAGTCGCCTTTGGCCGGGCCGCGGCCAAGTTTTTACCACCGGGCACTGGTGGAAAGCGATGTGGTCGTGACCAACATGCGTGGGATTTTCAGCGACCATATCGGGGCGCACGTCCTCGCGTTCGTCCTAGCGTTTGCGCGCGGGCTTCCCACGTACGTGACCATGCAGCGCGACCGGCGCTGGCGGCCGGACGCACCGACCGTCCACCTCCCGGAGGCAACAGTCCTGGTTGTCGGCGTCGGGGCAATCGGCGCCGAGGTGGCGCGATTGTGCGCTGCCTTCGGGATGGCGGTCACCGGAGTCGACCCGAGGGCGGCCGTCGCCCCCGAAGGTGTTGGCCGTCTCGTCGGACCGGAGGCGCTCGACGAGGTGCTTCCTACCGCCGACTTCGTCATCGTGACGGTGCCTGAGACCCCGGCTACGCAGGGGCTGTTCAACGCCGCCAGGTTTGCGCGGATGAAGCCCACCGCGTTCTTCATCAACATCGGCCGCGGGGCCACGGTCGAGCTCGACGACCTGAACGCGGCCCTGCGTTCCGGCGTGCTGGCCGGCGCCGCCCTGGATGTGTTTCAGATCGAGCCGCTCCCCGTGAGCCATCTGCTGTGGAATGCGCCAGGCATGGTCATCACGCCGCACGTCGCGGCCGCGGGCCCGTACCTGAACCAACGGCGAACCGAAGTGTTTTTCGACAATTGTCGGCGATTCGGGCAGGGCCGCGAGCTGCGCAACGTCGTCGACAAGGCGAACTGGTTTTGA
- a CDS encoding enoyl-CoA hydratase/isomerase family protein yields MAAGLHWFREGAAGRVILDRPEALNALDLAMVRAFAQALDTFESDASVRAVTVEGKGERAFCAGGDVLAFYEARGTDSTVGADFFREEYTLNRRIKRYSKPVVAFMDGITMGGGVGVSLHASHRVVTDRTVFAMPETGIGLFPDVGTGHFLSRLDTGMGAWIALTGNRLGAGDCLDIGVGTHGLDAAAGVHDAVQAIATMADDDVDAALVPFLGEPVAGAALDAREVIARCFGQQDARAILQALEIEGSDWAERTAAGLARKSPTSIRITLRQLEQARTASFEDELVTEYRMSQACIAGHDFMEGIRAALVDRDREPRWSPDRLDDVTDQLVARHFSEPPVGDLRFD; encoded by the coding sequence TTGGCGGCCGGTCTTCACTGGTTTCGAGAAGGCGCGGCTGGGCGCGTGATCCTTGATCGGCCGGAGGCGCTGAACGCCCTCGATCTGGCGATGGTACGGGCGTTCGCCCAGGCGCTTGACACTTTCGAGAGCGATGCCAGCGTGCGCGCCGTTACCGTCGAGGGCAAGGGCGAGCGCGCCTTCTGCGCCGGCGGCGACGTGCTGGCGTTCTACGAGGCCCGAGGCACCGACAGCACGGTCGGCGCCGATTTTTTTCGAGAGGAGTACACCCTCAACCGGCGGATCAAGCGCTACTCGAAGCCTGTCGTGGCGTTCATGGACGGGATCACGATGGGCGGCGGGGTCGGGGTGTCGCTCCACGCCTCGCACCGGGTGGTGACGGATCGTACCGTGTTCGCGATGCCGGAAACGGGCATCGGGCTGTTTCCGGACGTGGGCACCGGGCATTTCTTGAGCCGACTGGACACCGGCATGGGCGCTTGGATCGCGCTGACGGGGAATCGGCTTGGCGCCGGCGACTGCCTGGACATCGGCGTCGGAACGCACGGACTGGATGCGGCGGCTGGGGTGCACGATGCCGTGCAGGCGATCGCGACCATGGCCGACGACGACGTGGATGCCGCGCTGGTGCCGTTTCTCGGCGAGCCGGTGGCCGGCGCGGCCCTGGACGCGCGGGAAGTGATTGCCCGGTGTTTTGGTCAGCAGGACGCCCGGGCGATTCTCCAGGCGCTGGAGATCGAAGGATCGGATTGGGCGGAACGTACGGCGGCCGGATTGGCACGCAAGTCGCCGACCAGCATTCGAATCACCCTCCGGCAGCTGGAGCAGGCGAGAACAGCTTCCTTCGAGGATGAGCTCGTGACCGAGTACCGCATGAGCCAGGCTTGCATCGCCGGCCATGATTTCATGGAAGGAATCCGGGCGGCGCTGGTGGACCGGGACCGCGAGCCTCGATGGTCGCCGGACCGTCTCGACGACGTGACGGACCAGTTGGTGGCCCGCCATTTCTCGGAACCCCCGGTGGGCGACCTCAGGTTTGACTGA
- a CDS encoding copper-binding protein → MTRLLTTLSVLAFVAATASSLQPARAQEGSSQDRAVGSETLYLLAENHEAGHADHGSGAADSRIAHGTGVIHAIDSESRSLTIDHEPIDEIGMGAMTMGFGVVGAVDLSGLSEGDPVAFQLKRGRDNSYRVTAICNRDTHGPDCLAGSSDE, encoded by the coding sequence ATGACCCGACTACTGACGACGCTTTCCGTGCTCGCCTTCGTGGCAGCGACCGCTTCCTCTCTTCAGCCGGCTCGCGCCCAGGAAGGATCTTCCCAGGACAGGGCGGTCGGCTCGGAGACGCTCTACCTCCTCGCCGAGAACCATGAAGCCGGGCATGCCGACCATGGGAGCGGTGCCGCGGACAGCCGTATCGCACACGGCACGGGCGTCATCCATGCGATCGATTCGGAAAGCCGATCATTGACAATTGATCACGAGCCCATCGACGAAATCGGCATGGGCGCCATGACCATGGGCTTCGGCGTGGTGGGCGCCGTCGACCTATCCGGGCTCTCCGAAGGCGACCCCGTTGCTTTCCAACTCAAGCGAGGCCGGGACAATTCCTACCGCGTCACTGCGATCTGCAACCGCGATACCCACGGCCCCGACTGCCTGGCAGGGAGTTCCGATGAGTAG
- a CDS encoding outer membrane beta-barrel protein, with product MKKHADIVVFAVALLLLVAGMPAAAADNHTYFRLGVGLDQLSDTRFLDTDCRSESPAALYGCGPGKNGDVLSTVGGFGGTSAFEVGWGRTVTSTARLELSVDYRPHHTFRGTANFLAPGRMQSVEAGVSSWSGLMSAYLDLPPVQIGNLRSGRPFVGAGFGAGRNVVRQMLQTFPRTTTVVPGGAWTGRVWMLTAGMAIPLGDTASLDVAWRYTDAGFLETERGEGRVIWRDGSREPLVLDLAPTRARLQGHGIRVSLRYAY from the coding sequence ATGAAGAAGCACGCAGATATCGTTGTTTTTGCAGTCGCTCTCCTGCTTCTAGTAGCAGGCATGCCTGCGGCTGCGGCGGACAACCATACGTACTTCCGGCTCGGTGTGGGCTTGGACCAACTGTCCGACACGAGGTTTCTGGATACGGATTGTCGGAGTGAGTCCCCCGCTGCGCTCTATGGATGTGGCCCGGGCAAGAACGGAGACGTGCTCAGCACGGTCGGCGGCTTCGGAGGCACCTCGGCGTTCGAGGTGGGCTGGGGTCGGACCGTGACCTCCACGGCGCGGCTGGAGCTCTCGGTCGACTATCGACCGCACCACACGTTCCGGGGTACGGCCAATTTCCTTGCACCCGGTCGCATGCAGTCGGTGGAGGCAGGGGTCTCGTCGTGGTCCGGCCTGATGTCCGCCTATCTGGACTTGCCGCCGGTCCAGATAGGGAATTTGCGGTCGGGCCGGCCGTTTGTCGGTGCCGGCTTCGGTGCCGGTCGGAATGTGGTGCGGCAAATGCTGCAGACATTCCCGAGGACCACGACCGTGGTGCCGGGCGGTGCCTGGACCGGCAGGGTCTGGATGCTGACGGCGGGAATGGCGATCCCGCTGGGCGACACGGCGAGCCTGGACGTGGCATGGCGGTACACGGATGCGGGGTTTCTCGAGACCGAAAGAGGGGAAGGCAGGGTGATCTGGCGGGACGGAAGCAGGGAGCCTCTGGTGCTGGACCTGGCACCGACAAGAGCCAGGCTCCAGGGTCATGGCATCCGGGTGTCTCTGCGGTACGCCTATTAG